The proteins below come from a single Rhipicephalus sanguineus isolate Rsan-2018 unplaced genomic scaffold, BIME_Rsan_1.4 Seq1062, whole genome shotgun sequence genomic window:
- the LOC125756496 gene encoding uncharacterized protein LOC125756496: protein DSWRCSLRMKFKNQRRTLCNDTRVAENRRKFATSRKPDDHSAADELKRHKKRKMDIDISGLDGEDENSLAKHEEWLRAEAFNAAPDEKMIHHRMNLTAKRRLLEVADMSIGSATRKYPHLMDFKRFASDFQRLTGVNGKVKSSLESIYLFAVAVLKIISSDVKEKTAMSSLFVHEDDERMPLTPCVVYCGPSLEQAEFLHLHVDNRNIFRVSNAEEGVIALMSAFFIFNIVYGRKPFNTTTLLERLFLGMSNTSPRPVATKFANKIVQAIRR from the exons GACTCATGGAGGTGCTCACTCCGGATGAAATTTAAAAACCAACGGCGGACGCTATGCAACGACACTCGCGTTGCTGAGAATCGCAGAAAGTTTGCTACATCTCGCAAACCAGATGACCACTCTGCAGCGGATGAATTGAAGCGGCACAAGAAGCGCAAGATG GACATTGACATCAGCGGTCTAGATGGGGAGGACGAGAATAGCCTCGCAAAACACGAGGAATGGCTGCGGGCTGAGGCATTCAATGCTGCACCAGATGAGAAAATGATTCACCACAGAATGAACTTGACCGCCAAAAGAAGGCTCCTTGAGGTGGCAGACATGAGCATTGGGAGCGCTACACGCAAATATCCACATCTGATGGACTTTAAACGA TTTGCTTCAGACTTCCAAAGATTGACCGGAGTAAATGGAAAAGTAAAATCAAGCTTGGAATCGATAT ATCTCTTTGCTGTTGCTGTGCTCAAGATTATTTCATCTGATGTCAAGGAAAAAACAGCAATGTCTTCGCTGTTTGTACATGAAGAT GACGAGAGGATGCCGCTGACGCCATGCGTGGTCTACTGCGGCCCCAGCTTGGAGCAAGCAGAGTTCCTACACCTGCACGTCGACAACCGAAACATCTTCCGCGTCAGTAATGCCGAAGAAGGAGTGATAGCACTGATGagtgcattttttatttttaacatTGTGTACGGGCGCAAGCCGTTCAATACTACCACCTTGCTAGAGCGGCTATTTCTTGGCATGAGCAACACTTCACCGAGACCTGTTGCTACGAAATTCGCGAACAAAATTGTTCAGGCAATTCGACGCTGA